Proteins encoded within one genomic window of Cucumis sativus cultivar 9930 chromosome 3, Cucumber_9930_V3, whole genome shotgun sequence:
- the LOC105434892 gene encoding CRIB domain-containing protein RIC6, whose protein sequence is MSNNKMKGLLKGLRYISQIFDNEKEPEMQIGFPTDVKHVAHIGWDGPSVNSPSWMNEFKHPNNGDIKQDASAQCVSQGNVIGIDSKRDMAVTSRDMPELPKSSKRQSSTVGGSVAESPTMRDKSEKVKSKKSSKARESSSSDNIGPSRRNSDLNQGSESPTESLPGVPKKGRRKKSKEEGSTKSRSKATAAETCSSQFSNNASDVGSISRSNDDDLLTGDGVFT, encoded by the exons atgtctaataataaaatgaaaggcCTTCTGAAAGGCCTCAGATACATTTCTCAAATATTTG ATAATGAGAAAGAACCTGAAATGCAGATTGGGTTTCCAACAGATGTGAAACATGTTGCTCATATTGGATGGGATGGTCCTTCCGTCAATTCTCCAAGCTgg ATGAATGAATTCAAACATCCAAACAATGGAGATATCAAACAAGATGCCTCTGCCCAATGTGTTTCTCAAG GAAATGTAATTGGAATAGATTCAAAAAGAGACATGGCAGTTACAAGTCGGGACATGCCGGAGCTACCAAAATCATCAAAACGGCAGTCGTCGACCGTCGGGGGAAGCGTGGCGGAGTCTCCGACGATGAGAGATAAATCGGAGAAGGTAAAGTCAAAGAAGTCTTCAAAGGCGAGGGAATCTTCTTCATCGGATAACATCGGACCCTCGCGCCGGAATTCCGATCTGAACCAAGGCAGTGAATCGCCGACGGAAAGCCTCCCTGGAGTTCCTAAGAAAGGGCGGCGAAAGAAATCAAAGGAGGAAGGATCAACGAAATCGAGATCCAAAGCCACGGCGGCGGAGACCTGCTCGTCTCAGTTCTCCAATAACGCATCGGACGTGGGATCCATCTCCAGATCCAACGACGATGACTTGTTAACCGGAGATGGGGTTTTCACAtga
- the LOC101219277 gene encoding piriformospora indica-insensitive protein 2 encodes MALLLFFITLLHFSSISNQQQLPLLSSLERDSVFTLLSALNSTFPWRTLFPDHDLCSAPPHGIVCDYFYQSINSTVPDSVHITEMSFGVISDYSANPPCSFNSTIDPVLFSSFRYLRKIFFYKCFTGNVVLSFSGGVLPAFASTLEELVLVDNTALVVSIESLFGNFTNLRRAIVTGNSVYGQIPECISDSSELEEITFSRNRLGGQIPASMSKLKKLKILDLSGNFLDGFVPESIGNLTELLKLDLSFNRISGRVPESYRNLQKLEFLDLSFNRFGNFGIPKFVTEIPRLKEVYLSGNLVGGKIPERWEKVEGLSAIGFSGMGLTGKIPPSMAVHLRSLSYLGLDGNKLEGRLPPEFGFSKTLNEINLENNNLSGRVPFCSNFCAKIGKKLRLKGNSDLCVDEELKNVKNGSILGNMKLCQQSNISDQFFFNGSFSSSSHSLIFEFGKLQNVALIGVLWILLVKF; translated from the coding sequence ATggctcttcttctctttttcatcacccttcttcatttttcttccatttctaaCCAGCAACAACTCCCTCTGCTTTCTTCTCTCGAACGAGACTCTGTTTTTACCCTTCTCTCCGCTCTCAACTCCACCTTCCCTTGGCGGACCCTCTTCCCTGACCATGACCTCTGCTCCGCTCCTCCACACGGCATCGTTTGTGACTATTTTTATCAATCAATCAACAGTACGGTGCCTGACTCTGTTCATATCACTGAGATGAGTTTTGGTGTTATTTCCGATTACTCTGCCAATCCGCCTTGTTCTTTCAACTCTACCATCGACCCAGTTCTTTTCTCGTCCTTTAGGTATCTGCggaagattttcttttataagtgTTTTACTGGCAAtgttgttctttctttctccgGCGGTGTTTTGCCGGCGTTTGCTTCGACTTTGGAGGAGCTTGTTTTGGTGGATAATACGGCGTTGGTTGTTTCTATCGAAAGTTTGTTTGGAAATTTCACTAACTTAAGAAGAGCTATCGTTACTGGAAATAGCGTTTATGGCCAAATCCCGGAGTGTATTTCGGATTCCAGCGAACTGGAGGAGATTACGTTCTCACGGAATCGTCTTGGCGGTCAGATACCGGCGAGTATGTCGAAACTTAAGAAGCTGAAGATTCTTGATCTTAGTGGTAATTTCCTCGACGGATTTGTCCCTGAATCGATAGGAAACCTCACGGAGCTTTTGAAATTGGATTTAAGCTTCAACAGAATCTCCGGCAGAGTACCGGAAAGTTACCGAAATCTGCAGAAACTGGAGTTTCTAGACTTGAGCTTCAATCGCTTTGGAAATTTCGGGATACCCAAATTTGTAACAGAGATTCCGAGGTTGAAGGAGGTTTATCTGAGCGGAAATTTAGTAGGAGGGAAGATTCCAGAGAGATGGGAGAAGGTTGAAGGGTTGTCAGCGATTGGATTTTCCGGCATGGGTTTGACCGGGAAAATTCCTCCATCAATGGCGGTTCATCTGAGAAGTTTAAGCTATTTGGGACTGGACGGAAACAAACTTGAAGGGAGACTGCCGCCGGAGTTTGGGTTTTCGAAGACATTGAATGAAATCAATTTAGAGAACAATAATCTGAGTGGCAGAGTTCCGTTCTGTTCAAATTTCTGCGCAAAAATTGGGAAGAAATTGAGGTTGAAAGGGAACTCAGATCTTTGCGTTGACGAAGAACTGAAGAATGTGAAAAATGGAAGCATTTTGGGGAACATGAAACTCTGCCAACAATCGAATATCTCAGatcagtttttctttaatgggtctttttcttcttcttctcattcaTTGATATTTGAGTTTGGTAAGCTTCAAAATGTGGCGTTGATTGGAGTTTTGTGGATTTTGTTGGTGAAATTTTAG